A part of Bufo bufo chromosome 7, aBufBuf1.1, whole genome shotgun sequence genomic DNA contains:
- the COPS3 gene encoding COP9 signalosome complex subunit 3 encodes MASALEQFVNSVRQLSSQGQMTQLCELINKSGELLAKNLSHLDTVLGALDVQEHSLGVLAVLFVKFSMPSIPDFETLFSQVQLFISTCNGEHIRYATDTFAGLCHQLTNALVERKQPLRGICVLRQAIDKMQMNTNQLTSIHADLCQLCLLAKCFKPALAYLDVDMMDICKENGAYDARPFLCYYYYGGMIYTGLKNLERALYFYEQAITTPAMAVSHIMLESYKKYILVSLILLGKVQPLPKYTSQIVGRFIKPLSNAYHELAQVYSTNNPTELRNLVNKHSETFTRDNNMGLVKQCLSSLYKKNIQRLTKTFLTLSLQDMASRVQLSGAQEAEKYVLYMIEDGEIFASINQKDGMVCFHDNPEKYNNPAMLHNIDQEMLRCIDLDDRLKAMDQEITVNPQFVQKSMGSQDDDSGNKPSSYS; translated from the exons ATGGCGTCCGCTCTGGAGCAGTTCGTTAACAGCGTCAGGCAGCTGTCCTCGCAAG GACAAATGACCCAGCTGTGTGAGCTCATCAACAAGAGCGGCGAGCTGCTGGCCAAGAACCTCTCTCACCTGGATACAGTGCTGGGGGCCCTGGATGTCCAGGAGCACTCCCTGGGGGTCCTCGCTGTTCT GTTTGTGAAGTTTTCCATGCCCAGTATTCCTGATTTTGAGACCCTGTTTTCCCAAGTCCAGCTCTTCATCAGCACGTGTAATGGGGAGCACATAAGATACGCCACAGACACCT TCGCTGGTCTTTGCCACCAGTTAACAAATGCACTTGTGGAAAGAAAACAG CCTTTACGAGGAATCTGTGTTCTCAGACAAGCCATAGACAAGATGCAAATGAATACAAATCAGCTGACCTCAATTCACGCAGATCTCTGCCAG CTCTGCTTGTTAGCGAAATGTTTTAAGCCGGCGCTCGCTTACTTAGATGTAGATATGATGGACATATGTAAAGAGAACGGAGCGTACGACGCCAGGCCCTTCCTGTGCTACTATTATTACGGCGGGATGATCTACACGGGGCTGAAGAACCTCGAGAGGGCGCTTTACTTCTACGAGCAG GCGATCACGACGCCGGCCATGGCTGTTAGTCACATCATGTTGGAATCCTATAAGAAGTATATCCTAGTTTCTTTGATACTCCTAGGAAAAGTTCAGCCGCTGCCTAAATATACCTCACAGATCGTCGGTAGATTTATTAAG CCTCTTAGCAACGCTTACCACGAGCTGGCCCAGGTCTACTCGACCAACAACCCCACCGAGCTGCGGAACCTGGTGAACAAACACAGCGAGACCTTCACCCGAGACAATAACATGGGGCTGGTGAAGCAATGCCTGTCCTCCCTGTACAAGAAGAATATACAGAGGCTTACCAAA ACCTTCCTAACGCTTTCATTACAAGACATGGCCAGTCGAGTTCAGTTATCCGGTGCTCAAGAGGCTGAAAAATATGTTCTGTATATG atagaaGATGGAGAAATCTTCGCAAGTATTAATCAGAAGGATGGCATGGTGTGCTTTCATGATAATCCCGAGAAATACAACAATCCTGCTATGCTTCACAATATTGATCAGGAA ATGCTGCGCTGTATAGACCTTGACGATCGATTAAAAGCAATGGATCAAGAAATCACGGTGAACCCACAGTTTGTTCAGAAG AGCATGGGCTCTCAAGACGACGACTCAGGAAACAAGCCATCGAGCTATTCTTGA